In Dermacentor albipictus isolate Rhodes 1998 colony unplaced genomic scaffold, USDA_Dalb.pri_finalv2 scaffold_35, whole genome shotgun sequence, the sequence ACGCCTTTCATTTCGTGTTATTTTTGTCCCGACCTTGAAGTGAGCACTGTAAGATTGCTTACGTTCTTTTGGCTTGCCTTAAGGTACTCGAAGAGTGACTAGTATATCGTGCAAACAATACAAATATGGGGCAAAATGAGGACATATAAAAGCTGTGTCATTTTGAAGACAATTATCGAAGAGCACATTTCCTAGGTTCGGGTTTAACTGTGATTTTATATATTCCAACGATGGCGGTGCACCCACATTTAAGGCTATATTTTTTGCACGAAGGTGCGGCAGCAATTGAGGTTACTAAAAAAATTCGGTTGTCTTATGACATATATTTGAACATATGGCGCAATTCCTAGCCAACGAAAAAGCCATCATGATGAGAGGCCCTGTCACTTTAAGAGCTTGCCTCGTTTCTATTCAAGCGAATTAGCGGTGTTTGAGCCTTACGCTCGACGAACAAGAGCTCAACTATCCGCACATGCAAAAATGTGGTCGCATTCACCTTATCAAATCGGCGGCGCATATAGTTTAGCAGAAGTCTATAAAAGACTGCGTATTATGTCAATCGAAGAATCTTAGGTATGATCCTGCCACTACTGGCACTCAGCATCGTTTCCGTTATACTAATAAAATGTTTGTAAACAGACTTCAAGTAAAAATCGCCTAAATGTGAGACTACCTATTTGCAAATTGCACTCGCAACTTAAAGAACCCTGTTTAGCACATGGTTTAATTTAATAATACAATCAACCGTGCGCAAATTGATTTTAGCTTTTTGTAAGAACTAACACAAAACGCAGTTCAACATTGAACAAACGGAAGAAAGTAGAGTAGATGCAGATTACcttagaaaaaatgaaaaagccaATGGTGTGGCACCTAATGTCGCCGTAATAAAATCCACCGTGTCTATGCCTCTATCTTAAGCAAAGATCGCTTTTCTCTTACCCAGGTCCTCTACGGCGACTACTTCGATCACCTACTGCCATGGTATGAGCATCGAGGAGCAGAAAATATTCTATTCATCACATATGAACAACTGAAGGCGGACACGAGGTCACAAGTGCTCAAAATCGCCGATTTTCTTGGCGAAGAACACGGAACAGCGTTGCGTAAAGACGATGACCTCCTTCAGAGAGTCCTCCAGGCCTGCAGTCTGGAAAGCATGAAGGCCATCTTTTATGTAAAACCAGCGGACCTGCCAAAGATCATGCTGAAAGCGTCAGCGGAGAAGTCAGAGACGTTTGCCGTTTTGAAGGACGTGGCCGAGCTAAAGGACGAAATGCACGAGGGCTCCGGCATTGTTCGCAAGGGAATCGTCGGCGATTGGCGAAATTATTTTACTCCTGAGCAGGTGCAGCGAATGAAAGAATGGATCACGAAAAAGACACAGGAAAGCGACGTCATTGCACTATGGGAAGACTGTGATATCCCATGAGGAAATGTGGTGTACGTGTATAATAGGCATAAGACAGGGCACACGCATGtccgtatatatgtatatatatatatatatatatatatatatatatatatatatatatatatatatatatatatgaaggccctgatgaagatcggtccaccgatcgaaactgtcgaaataaatacttgttctgtttaccttgtagcaccactcaagttctttacgtgcatatatatatatatatatatatatatatatatatatatatatatatatatatatatatatatttatagatATACATGAAGTACAATACGTACATTTAGCTGTATATTCCGTCAATAAAAGCACAATAGCCTACTGCGTGCAGTGGTGTTTCTACTGTTTTTCCACCTGGCATTAACTTGATACACGCGCGTTTTCAAGCTGCCGCCTATCAAAACGAAGCATCCACTGAAACCATTGCGGCTTGCCTGAGTTTTGCCTTCTTGGTATAGTATTCGATCTTTCTATGCAAGCAGCTTCAAGAGGCCATCCATGCCGCTTATTTTTATTGATTCGTCTAAAGTGTACAATATAGTGCAAAAAATGTTGCGTACGAAAGCAAATATTTAGGATGTGTACTGGGTGTTCCACGTAACTTATGCCAAAATTTCAGATCATGCGATTCTCACAtgtgataaaaaagaaagaatacacaAAACTTGCAGATGCttgtgcagatgagttttgtgtcttctttcttttttcgcctctgtgctcccttcagttgatagtcggcgttcgtgttgtccacttctctactcttgtgccctGTCCGCATGCCTCTTCCTCTTCGCATAACTGAAATTTAATGCCTTTTACAGTTTTCTTTAATATATCCAGAATGAGCCACTTCTCAATGAGATATATTAGCATATATGAAGAACCCCAAAATCTCATAGAGAAGGGATGTATCGTACGTAAGAGGTCGGGTCGTTGTGCTCTAAAAGCTGCAGTTACAAATGAGCGATTTTAATTATACTATTGCAGGTAAATCGGCATATGTTCAGCATCCTTAGGTAAAGCAAATTGTGTTAATCTAGGTGCACTGCTAGGGAACCTGAGAACAAGGGCTAAAATCCTCTTTAGTCCTATCTTTACTCATAATACAAAAATCGCTGCAATTGCATAAAAGTACAGGAAGCATATAATTAGAAGTATTTATTACTTTACTAGGAATTGCAAAGAAACTATAGAGAAGTACTTTGGTTCGTTTCTGTGGGAATTTACAGGTAGTGAGAGTGCTCGTTTATCACACTAAACAAACGCGCTATCTTTAAGCTTTAACGCGCTACCTTTACATGAAGTTAAAACGGTAATTTTTTGTCCAGCAGTGCACTTCATTGCCAAAAGTCATTGGGAATGCAGCGGAGAGTGAAAAAGACACGGTATAAGAAGTCAATTAAATGCTCTCATTACCTATGTTTTGTTGTCTAGCGTCACAGTAGAGGTACCACTGCTCTTCGGTGGATCTTCAATTCAGCTGAGCTAGCTTATGGACCAGACGAGATTTCTGCTCCCTCGAGAACTACGTCTCCAATGTCCCCTGACAGCCGGGCTCAAAATTTCTGTACGTGTGTTTTCGTTGAAAGCATATGTAGTATAATCGTTCTTCAATGTTCGGTGCATAAGAGGTATAACCTcagagtaacatagtaaacgtAAAGAGTGGTTACTCCCATAGGCACCTGCCGCCGACTTTGGCTCTCAGTGCACCTAGCGGATAAAAGCTACCAGCCATCCTTTGATGAGAACTTTGTAAGGTACATCATTGTAGAATTTGTCATCTGGTAGTGTGAATGACACAAAGAATGTGAGCAACTCTACAGTGCATCATTAAGCTGGAATTTGCAATCTCCAAACTAATAAGTTGAAGAGCACAGTTCGTTTTTTTTGCGATGTATAGTACACTGTTCGGTGCCTGTCAAAAGCCATTTACCTTAATCATGTTATTTCACACTGGCATGCAAACTGGAATTTGGAATACAAAGAGGTCATGCATCAACTATCAcacatgccaaaaaaaaaatactgtgctTCTATAATTCAGCAGAAGCAAAACCACATTATTTTGTCTGTGAATGCCAATAGAAAGCCACGCTATTTCATATGGTTGTCCATACTTGCCAAGTTCATCATTTTGACACCTTCTTGAAAATATCTTTTGCAAACAGATTCAACCACCTTTCAAAAGCTGAAACTAAGATTGGAAAGCCCTCGCTTGCTGAGTGATCTGCGCTACCTTTCACCTGGAGCACAGACGTACTAATTAGAGTCGTTCAACAGCTTGTTGATTTGCCTTGCCCCTAAATCTGTGGCTTACTCAGTAGATGGCACGAACGTAAGGTAAACTGCCTAAATTTGGTGATATGAAAATGCATACCAGCTTCCACATTTCTTTCCAGGACTCAACTAGCTGTGCTTCCCTATAATGAGAACGCTACAAGACTGCAGGCTTCCGCCAAGAAAGGAGCGCTACGATGGAAAGTAAAGCTCAGCAAAGCGAGGAGGGCCACTTCACCGTCACCTCTTGCAAGACACTGCCAACCTATGGTACTGAAACAAAGTTCGTTCCTTCAGAAATTTACTAGGCTCGTTGCTAATGTTTACCACACTTGAAGAATGCATATAACATCTGCTTCGGTAATATCTTTGTTGTGGTAGCCACCCCACAAAGAGCCATGCTGTGACATAATTAATTTAGTTATGTATTTATCTGTTTATTTATAGGCTACATTCACAAGCTCATCCTAGCAGTGATGACGAGATGTGAGGCCAGCTCATACCGGAGCAGCTTTACCAGCAGCTCTTCTGGGCCATACCTGCACATGACAGACGCATATAGAATACCAGCCGAGGAGGAACTCATTGCTACACGAGAGCCGACATTTTCTGCTACAGCTCACGAATTTCTAAGAAAATCGTTGCCTTGTTAAATTTTGTCGGAACAGCACCTGCCTATATTAACAGCATCGTTATGTACACATAGCCTGCTCTCCCCCTCACTTGAtaatgggaggaggaggaggaaaataaGCTGGTGCACTGAGTAAGGGGGATTGAGAATGTTGAAGCAAAGTGgaagaaggagaaaaagaaaagaggggcTGATGACGGTGGTAAGTTGTCTGACTGAGAAAACATAAAGGTAATGATACCGGTATATCCGGTACCGCATACCGCACCGCATATCGCACCGGTACCGCATATATCCCAAACGTGCAGCTGCTATGAACGACCATTAATGATCAATGATGGCCACGGTTAACGGTCACTTATATGACTGTAGGCACGATTTTTCTCTTGGCGACAGTCATTATTCATCCAGTTTCGGCAGACAAAACTTTGTGTCATTATTGCCCACCACACGCGTGTGGAGTTTTCCTTGAACACCCTTTAAAATATTTCTTGCCTTTCAGCTtccgcgagaaaacttcatatgcatgctgcaCAACGTTGCCGTGCGTTTTGTTGCAAAGTACTGCGTGTTTGCAAGCGACTTTTCGAGCTGTTGGAGCCTCGGGCATAGTCAGTATTTTATTTCCGGGGATCGAGGCGTGTCCTACCACATGTATGCACGTTcgcgcgtgtgtttgtatatggcATGTGTATATCCACATGGCAAAATAAAAATTTAGGTCCGTTGGAACGCTACCCCCTTCCGCTTACGCGAATGGTTCGAGCACAGCCTGCATTGAAACGTGCCATCTTGTTGAGCGCTTCCGAACAATTGCCGCATGTTGCTAGCGAGCAGCAGACAAAAAAGCGAATGGAACACCACGCGTGATTTTCCTCCTGCGCGCGCTAGGAGTGGCGTCACATCACAGCTGGGACATAATGcaggacctatgcgcaactctgcgcCCTTCGGGAGGTTATACAGGGACACTAGCCgggagagcccttcgtcctgcTATAGATAGTAAAAATTGGCTGGCCACGATAAAGCTGACTAGGCGAAAGCTAGGACTAATGTATGTGGATTGCGCCAGGAAATATGAGAAAGCAGAAAATATACTACGTGGACAGTCTCGCTTGTCTTCAGTAAAGCAACcacttgtgcatatatatatatatatatatatatatatatatatatatatttatatatatatatatatatatatatatatatatatatgcacaggacaTCTTGCACATCCGAAGGTCACTTGCGGCGGCTATCCTGATCACATTCTGCCACGGTACGTGTACCGCGGCGCTAAAGCTATCCTCTTCATAGCACATCAAGAACTGAAGATAGACAGAACGGATCAAGTTCTCAACATTTGAGACTTTCTTGGCCTTTGTTTGTTTTAAAAGAACACAGAACAGTGCTGCGCAAAGAAGAAGCTCTTCTTCAGAGAGTCCTGCACGCCTCCACCATACAAAGCGTGATGTCTACGTTCAGAAAGAAAAATGGACATGGCAAAAATTATCCTTAAAGCTGCACCGGATAAGTCATAGTTGCGTGCTATGGTAACGGTCATGGCTACGAGGAAAATGGAGATAGACGAGAGCTCCGGCTTTCTTCCGCGAGTGCATCGTCGGTGATTGGCCAAACCGATTTACCGCTGAGTGCGTACAGCAGATGAAATAATGAATCACGTAAAATACCAAAAGGAGGGGTGTCATGGTACTCATGAACCACTCTGATTGCCCGAAAGAGAATATGGTGTTTATACGGGGTGATTCAGCTAACTTGGGCGAAGTATTAAAGAAACAAACATAGGCTCTACGCGTGAAGAATTGGTTCAGCACTGTTGTGAGCAGCATGGAGCACGTCATGATATTTTTACCCATGCGCCGAGCTGGGTAATTAAGAAAAATTAC encodes:
- the LOC135897243 gene encoding sulfotransferase 1C2-like, translating into MDEESYRYVEGLWMHKLFEDEAILSAMNYKPREGDVLVVTYPKCGTNWTQFIVYNILTHAAPVSNMLEFRITCPFIDLTGASSAESPLRTGPIMSHFPFSVLRPVDCAKYIYVARNPYDCAVSFYHFMKGLTLRTVTDVSFEKFLSLYLEGKVLYGDYFDHLLPWYEHRGAENILFITYEQLKADTRSQVLKIADFLGEEHGTALRKDDDLLQRVLQACSLESMKAIFYVKPADLPKIMLKASAEKSETFAVLKDVAELKDEMHEGSGIVRKGIVGDWRNYFTPEQVQRMKEWITKKTQESDVIALWEDCDIP